One Flavobacteriales bacterium genomic region harbors:
- the rplU gene encoding 50S ribosomal protein L21 gives MYAIVKIGGHQYKVEKDQEVFVNKLAQNEGDQVLLDKVLLIDNKGKVTTGAPTIAGAGVTATIVEHMKADKVLVFKKKRRKGYRKLNGHRQSISRIKIEKIEETGAKAPVNKAKAAAPKAETEVAPKEEDKKKAAAPKKEAAPKADTKKAPAAKAAPKAEKTKKEDKGE, from the coding sequence ATGTATGCAATCGTAAAGATAGGCGGACACCAGTACAAGGTCGAAAAGGACCAGGAGGTGTTTGTAAACAAACTCGCTCAGAATGAGGGAGATCAGGTATTGCTGGATAAAGTGTTGCTGATTGACAACAAAGGAAAAGTGACCACCGGTGCACCCACCATTGCAGGTGCAGGTGTAACAGCTACCATTGTTGAGCACATGAAGGCAGACAAAGTTTTGGTCTTCAAGAAGAAGAGAAGAAAAGGCTACCGCAAACTGAACGGTCATCGCCAATCCATCAGCCGTATCAAGATCGAAAAGATCGAAGAAACAGGCGCGAAGGCTCCGGTTAACAAGGCTAAGGCTGCTGCTCCCAAAGCGGAAACCGAAGTAGCACCGAAGGAAGAAGACAAAAAAAAGGCAGCAGCTCCTAAAAAAGAGGCCGCCCCAAAAGCAGATACCAAGAAAGCACCCGCTGCAAAGGCAGCTCCAAAGGCTGAGAAAACAAAAAAAGAAGACAAAGGCGAATAA
- the rpmA gene encoding 50S ribosomal protein L27, with translation MAHKKGVGSSRNGRESESKRLGIKIFGGQKVIAGNIIVRQRGTKHHPGLNVGIGKDHTLFALTGGVVEFKRKKDNKSYVSVVEPGQ, from the coding sequence ATGGCACATAAAAAAGGAGTCGGTAGTTCCAGGAACGGTAGAGAATCAGAAAGTAAACGTCTGGGCATTAAAATTTTCGGTGGACAAAAAGTAATCGCCGGAAATATTATCGTGCGTCAACGCGGCACAAAACACCATCCGGGCCTGAACGTAGGCATCGGAAAAGACCACACCCTGTTTGCTCTTACCGGCGGTGTTGTGGAATTTAAGCGCAAAAAAGATAACAAATCGTATGTTTCAGTGGTTGAACCCGGCCAATAG